The window cttttaaatacgtgaataagtctattttcttcttcttttcaatttttttaacatgtgagataaaaattctaaattgatttttggtaTAAGGGACGTAATACTCAATAAAATaggtaactcattatgaattcgtcacaacaatacagattttacttaattacAACTGTTGATGTTAAACTTACAAAAACAACACATACggatataatataaaaacacaCTGTATTAATTTGCATTAAtagaaaagttaaattaattcttatgaTATGCAATAAACAACGTTAACGATTCCCTAAGAACGCTAACAATAAtgcaaaaaatctaattttaacattttctttgatgcaaaaattaattgaaagagAGTCGTAGACTgattgtgatttttaaaaaacgagatcCGTTGATGATACAAAAAATCTAATTGTAACATTTTGTCATCCAATTACAATGAAATTATagaattcttttttcttaatgacAGCTCAGACTGAGAcgataatattcaaaaaaactagAGCTTAAGtttgtaaaacaataaaaaaaaagaacaagaagGAGGAGAAGAAGGAAAGAGATAAAAATGAGGCAagaaacgtgaaaaataatataataacaaaaaaagtaaaaaacaaacaaatttctGCAACTTGTATCTATATACCCACCTTGTATACACTCCTAACAATTCCCCAATAAAATTCTTACATAAACAACAGTACACTCCATTCAATTTATAACGAAAACCCGCACCAAGAAAACTCACTTATTATTCACttcaaacttaaatttgatttcTTCGGATGGCACCATTACCATTTTCAAAACCGCCTCGACATCCCGTACGTTCCGTATCCCGATCGCGTCAAACTTTAAAATCAGTTGGGCCAAAGTTAGTTGCAGTTGCGTTTCAGCCAACTTTCTACCTATACACGacctaaaataaatgtttaattattttggatttCGTTGGATTTAATGCTCTTTCTTATACCTGGATCCGATGGCGAATGGTAACGCAGCCGACTGGACAATCCCACTTCTGATTTCGCTTTTGATCCATCGGTCCGGGTAGAATTTTAATGGGGTTTCGAAGTTGTTTTCATCCCTTCCCGTGGTGTAAATGGAGAGAATTAAAATGGTGCCGGATGGAATTTTGTAGCCCGCTATAGTGGTTTCATTTGGCAGAATTCTGGTTAAAAACGGGGCTACTGGGTAGAGTCTTAAGGATTCTTTTATGATGTTTTTCAGGTAGAGGCAAGACGTAAGTTTTTGGTTCTAGAATGGAGGTTACATGattagaattttgtttttttgtgtttagtAATTTTCGTACATTTTTCTTACAGTTTTCCAGCTCCTCCCTAAGCCTCTTCTGACATTCTGGATGTTTAGCGACCAGGTACAGCGCCCACTCCATTGAATGAGCGGTGGTATCTCCGGCGGCCAACACTAAATCCGTCACTATTCTCACCACGTCATTGATAGTCATTTTGTCTTTCAGTTTTCCCAATAGTCCATCTTGGTCCGTTTTTACATACTCCAGCAACAACTCTATTAAATCAGTTGATAGGTTTACAGCTGTAGTAACAGATTCCTCAAACTGTCGCCATCTGGAATACAATGAATCTCAATTAAATCCCATTATGTCTCCGTAATGCCTGGTCACTTAGAGTCTATTATTATGGAATCAGATTATCAGTGAAATCGATAATTAATGCGTAGCAAACCGAAGCAATGTTAAATTAGCATGATTATAAAGGTATACAGGGGGTATCGGCTTAAATGAACATAACCTTTTGTTTATTCATTTGACTTACCTGGAAATGTTATACTTGGAAGCGAATTTAGATGATACGAGGGCCATCCGCGAACTAGTCTCAAATATAAGAAACACTTTCGAGGCGAGCTGGGTAATTTCTTTGTCTATGTTATCCTTTGCCTTAAGATAGTTTTCGGGTCCTATTAGGACGGAAACTATTGTTTCCAGAGACCATTTGTAGAGGAGTTTTTCCATTTTAGGCTGaatatttttgctataaaaaggaaataaataaattattcttagTTGGAAAGGAGCATAATAATGTCAGTGGTAATTGTATCGAAAACCCCACTTATCAATAGGAAAAACAAAAGCAACTCGTATTTAAATACAGCTGCAACTACGACTACTTATACCAATGAgtggtattaataaaaatgaagtaaatgcTTATGCTACAATTTTAAGCATCTACTTCGAAGTATATACTACGATATGAAGTATCTAATCACTTCAGGTAGTATTTGCTTAACGTCGAAGTATCTACTACTGTTCTTGTAGTATCTACTTTTATTTGGAAGTAAATGCTTTCAATTGATTAGCATCACCTCATTTCGATAACTCGGCAAACTTGCAAGTTTTGacaagttaaaattttgttcttttatttacgTTGTGGTATCGTACGGTTAAATACTCATATAAAATGTCTTCCGACGAAGAAATGCCTGAACAAGAGGAGTCGCAAAATGAAGATTTGCAATTAGCCTTTGTAAgactacaaaattattttggacAAAAGAATGAAACCTCAAATTAAGGCTGCCAAAGATAGAGCCCTTAAAGACCTAACACATACTTATAACAGtaacacaaaacaaaatatagatgtaaaacaggtattaaaaaaagttgacaTGAAACAAACAggaaacaaaagaaataaatgaagtCAGTGGCAACaaaaatttcaatgcttttctCACTCGTGTTAATATTAGTTGTTATTTCTGATACTAAATTATATATTGCATCTGTAGTACTAAGTTTCTCAacaaatccaaactgattttcTGAAGTAATGCAGTTTTGCCCTAAGAAAGCAAGAAGTCTatctttaagaaatttttaaaatatcttaccAGTTAGTTATTCATAACACTTATAggtctaaaattgttaatgtcATGTTTATTTCTCGATTTATAAATTGGTGtaacaataattgttttaaattggaTCGGAATAATACtggtcttaaaaattaaatgtataagTGGTTTTAATATATGAACatgagtattttttattagtttacttgGTATTTTGTCAATTCCTGGGgagctataatttttttttttaattattagtaacttataaattttttaaatattatttttgttttcatttattttgttattgtaatGGTCATACTGGCctcatttttatataatttaataatatatttacataatttaataacttacTCATTTAGTTCGTTAATCGTCCAAACTAAGCGTTCGATTGCGGGCCGACAACTATCCTCCATCCACTCTTTGTCTCCTCCTAACAAAAGTGGATTCAATATTTTCCTATAACTGCGCCATTCAGTCCCGTTCATGAAAAACAACCCCCTAGAGACGTTGTACAAATCGTTGTATGTCGTCCAGGCTTCCGGAAGCAGGTGTATCGGATATTTTcctggtaaaacaaaaaaaaactgccaTTTACGTCCCGTATAtgaattattcattttatttttcgcAAAGTGTTTTTCCCGCAAAAACTCACCTTCGTGGGCAAACACTAATCGTATCGCCTCGGGATCGGAGATAAATACACAAGGGACCGGCCctattttctctttaaatattggACCATATTGTTTGTGTCTTTTGTCGATATAGACGTGAAGTTTAGGGGATGAACCGGCCAGGATAAGGGAGAGAGTGGTGCCTATAAAAGGCAAACCTGAAAAGAAAGCATCTTAAATTGTAGTTTGAGGGTCAAAAGTGTGACTTTTTACAATAGTGAAGAGTACAGGGACGGTATAATTGGACTCCGAATAGTTCTGTTACTCAAAATATTAGTATTACCATCTTAAGAATTATTTAGGAGTTTAAGCATCGCGAATGTATGTGGTCAAGTGCTTTACCTTTGGCACCAGGTATTTCATGGAATTCTTTAGCGGGGGTTGCAGGATCTACTGAATACCATTTTCTCCATGATCTGTTTTTCAAATAGTTGGATTTGATGCAGTTTCTCATTataaatctgtaaaaaaaaaaatctcaaaagtTTTGAGGATGgttgaaaaaaaagttgttgaaacattatttattttagagactgcGTTGCAATCCTATTTTACGTAAAAGGACCAGGTTTGTGAGGCATTTCAATAGTGATATTGATGTAACCtcacaaaaactaaaatatctgCAAAACTTAAtcagatattaaataaaaggtattttaataacTTAGTGGAACTATAGACAGTTTGTTTGCtggcaacatctctgatgcaatgatgccaaatgcttgaACAAACgaagaaatatcaaaaaaaaaaaaacacttcataatatcattaaaatttttcacttattttacaAGTATAATAGAATACTACTGTGCCTCTTTAACAAAATATGATGTacctattttctttaataaaataatttgataaaatactctataaagaaatcaatattcaaagttaaataaatacagatAACGTATACtaaaaaaggcaacaacatcacAACGCCGCTTCTTCGCATTGTTGATTTCACCGACACAATCAGAAATCTTACCAGTGAAgtcgtcaaaaaaaaatacatgcaaaatatttattaataatagattttgttttaaattatttaaacaatattaccttttattaactctttatatgtttttttaaaggtactaataaacctatctaataaaacgcatttttatgaaaactaaatattttataattattttagatttcttaacaagtttttattattctacgtctATGATGATAGTATTATGATGCTATGGTTACCGTATCGATATTGACTTgtaaaaagatcggcttgaaaaactaaagataaaaaGCAGAATTTCGCAAAATGACTTCGGTTGttgcttgcggtgttgccattccaaattttttagatgccgttttaagaataaaaatattaataatttttttttgtttggaaccTCTTATTTTTGCACTTACAATaagatatatctatttttacttttgatttttaatccaaaatctaacaccaaTAAGTTATATTAACAATGTTATATGCGTtgatacactaccgctcaaaagtatttgcccaccatgtattctttttaatattttaaattagatacaaaaatcttatctttatacctatatttagattgtatctcttttgtaaattgcatatatgcttaaccagcatacctatcaactattgTTCGTTAAAAAAcactaagtatttaaaaatagtcatgcaaataacaaacaatgtagtgaaaatatgcacttcttctaaaaaactaatctatttacagctcgtttccgatgaaaattgaaacattttaaaggtgtttagtcttcaagaattgattttgtataacattggtaaataatttcgcttgcttattgacgattgtcaccgtttctttgctggtttttcaacattctttaaaatggttaaaacaaaagagttatcggtagaaaccaagggtattatcattggacttcataaggctggaaagactaaccatcaaatttcgacggatttgggaattccaaagcggactgtcgattataatgttcaGGAAATTCACCaaagaagggactattagcaacaaacctcgatcgggaaggtcAAAgacaacaagttcaaaggaggatttaaatattataattacaagcaaacgcaatagacgccttaccgcccctgaaatcacagcaaaaataaacaaggagcgtaaaaaagcggacagtatttcgacagtaaaacggcggcTTTATAATGCtcgtcttaaaggacgtttagctgtatcaaaaccgctattgaaggatgttaataagaagaaaagacttgagtgggcccaatcacacaaagaatcgaccattgatgactggaagaaagttctctggattgacgagtcgaaattcgaggtttttggaacgaaaaGGCGAGTTTTTGTTAGTCGTTATGCCCATGAAAGGGTCGCTCGacggatctgcagtgggcgatctaattagaatagagagaattcttcgaaaagagggttacaaaacaattttaagtgacaatgtacttccttctggtactcgaataattggggaaaacttcatctttcaacatgacaaagatcccaagcacacgtcgaaattgtgcaagcaatatttaggtcaattacaaaggcaacatcttctgaaagttatggtatggcccccacaatcaccggacctcaatcctatcgaattactgtgggacgaactggatagacaagtgcgaaaatcatgccccacataaaaagaagacttgtggaggatcatccaagaagagtggcacaagatacctcaggaaactttggacaaattaattagaagactaccgaaactctgtgaagctgttattaaaaatcgtggcggacatgtagatgaatccaaaatttgattttcttaaatttaattaattgaaaaatgtattgtttatattcattttgttataaataaaccgtctCATAGGAATACCTggtgggtttattatttttagttataactttaaaacagtcatatgtggccAAATACTTTTGAGCAGTAGTgtatatagctaaaaatttcttcttttgaaAACTTGTGTAAACTTAACAACAGAGAGTCGTTGAGtatgtttataaacaaaacacccctcttgcccctgcacggaaaaaagaaaatactcaATTTATGCATAATACTATTAATATAAGGCTATCTTAACTTTGCATATGCCcaagattataatttttaaatataaaaatataaaatcttcatttaaattaaatacacataTCCTTATTTATAACATgtgaaagatttatttttatgtattcaaTTGAATCAAAATGttactataaatatttagaatagaGATATCAGTAGTTAAGTATGtctgtaaaaaaaacaacatcttCAATCAAAATCAAGCAAAATTACGActtgtttacaataaaatacaatatttttaatctaGCCtacaatttgtatttttaagaaTACGCAACtaataataagataaataataataaagaataatatgcTCAAATTAAGTATTTCAATTTTGGTTTAACAATCATAAATCATATGTATAAGtagg is drawn from Anthonomus grandis grandis chromosome 1, icAntGran1.3, whole genome shotgun sequence and contains these coding sequences:
- the LOC126741203 gene encoding cytochrome P450 315a1, mitochondrial, with the protein product MRNCIKSNYLKNRSWRKWYSVDPATPAKEFHEIPGAKGLPFIGTTLSLILAGSSPKLHVYIDKRHKQYGPIFKEKIGPVPCVFISDPEAIRLVFAHEGKYPIHLLPEAWTTYNDLYNVSRGLFFMNGTEWRSYRKILNPLLLGGDKEWMEDSCRPAIERLVWTINELNDKNIQPKMEKLLYKWSLETIVSVLIGPENYLKAKDNIDKEITQLASKVFLIFETSSRMALVSSKFASKYNISRWRQFEESVTTAVNLSTDLIELLLEYVKTDQDGLLGKLKDKMTINDVVRIVTDLVLAAGDTTAHSMEWALYLVAKHPECQKRLREELENCKKNNQKLTSCLYLKNIIKESLRLYPVAPFLTRILPNETTIAGYKIPSGTILILSIYTTGRDENNFETPLKFYPDRWIKSEIRSGIVQSAALPFAIGSRSCIGRKLAETQLQLTLAQLILKFDAIGIRNVRDVEAVLKMVMVPSEEIKFKFEVNNK